Proteins encoded within one genomic window of Streptomyces taklimakanensis:
- a CDS encoding CbiQ family ECF transporter T component has product MSPRPTVPTPSALVTALRAPRATRAGALHAGAWWLWALGLATAASRTTNPLLLALLVAVTGYVVAARRTDAPWARGYGVFLRIALLVLAVRLVFATLLGSPIPGTVVLFTLPEVPLPEWAQGVRLGGRVTAEGLTFALYEGMKLATMLVCVGAANALASPVRLLKSLPAALYEAGVAVVVAMTFAPHLVADVRRLRAARRLRGRDDRGIGAVLRIGLPVLEGALERSVALAASMDARGYGRTARVPPAVRRTTAALTLGGLLGVCVGTYGLMAAQGAALGLPVLLPGLAAALGGLWLGGRRSVRTRYRPDRWGARAWLVSASGAVVAAAVIRAASTAPEALRPSVVPLTAPELPLWPAAAVLLGLLPALVAPVPASSTAGPEAGGGAGRRSGRTPSAKETSRA; this is encoded by the coding sequence ATGAGCCCACGCCCGACCGTCCCCACCCCCTCCGCCCTCGTCACCGCGCTGCGCGCCCCGCGGGCGACCCGGGCGGGCGCCCTGCACGCCGGCGCGTGGTGGCTGTGGGCGCTCGGATTGGCCACGGCCGCCTCGCGCACCACCAACCCGCTGCTGCTCGCCCTGCTCGTCGCCGTCACCGGGTACGTCGTCGCGGCCCGCCGCACCGACGCGCCCTGGGCACGCGGCTACGGCGTCTTCCTCAGGATCGCCCTGCTGGTGCTGGCCGTCCGGCTGGTGTTCGCGACGCTGCTGGGCTCCCCGATCCCCGGCACCGTGGTGCTGTTCACCCTCCCCGAGGTCCCGTTGCCCGAGTGGGCGCAGGGGGTGCGGCTGGGCGGCCGGGTCACGGCCGAGGGCCTGACCTTCGCCCTGTACGAGGGAATGAAACTGGCCACCATGCTGGTGTGCGTCGGCGCGGCCAACGCCCTGGCCAGTCCGGTGCGGTTGCTGAAGTCCCTGCCGGCCGCGCTGTACGAGGCGGGGGTGGCGGTGGTCGTGGCGATGACGTTCGCCCCGCACCTGGTCGCCGACGTGCGGCGGCTGCGCGCGGCCCGCCGGCTGCGTGGCCGCGACGACCGGGGGATCGGGGCGGTGCTGCGGATCGGGCTGCCCGTCCTGGAGGGCGCGCTGGAGCGGTCGGTGGCGCTGGCCGCCTCCATGGACGCCCGCGGCTACGGCCGCACCGCTCGGGTGCCGCCCGCCGTGCGCCGCACCACCGCCGCCCTCACCCTGGGTGGGCTGCTGGGCGTGTGCGTGGGCACCTACGGGCTGATGGCCGCCCAGGGCGCCGCCCTGGGGCTGCCGGTGCTGCTGCCGGGACTGGCCGCCGCGCTCGGCGGGCTGTGGCTGGGCGGACGCCGCTCGGTGCGCACCCGCTACCGGCCCGACCGCTGGGGGGCACGGGCCTGGCTGGTGTCGGCCTCCGGCGCGGTCGTCGCCGCGGCCGTGATCCGGGCCGCGTCCACCGCCCCCGAGGCGCTCCGCCCGTCCGTGGTCCCGCTGACCGCGCCCGAGTTGCCGCTGTGGCCCGCGGCGGCCGTCCTGCTCGGACTGCTCCCGGCCCTCGTCGCCCCCGTTCCGGCCTCCTCGACGGCCGGGCCGGAAGCGGGCGGCGGGGCCGGGCGGCGGTCCGGGAGAACCCCGTCGGCGAAGGAGACATCCCGCGCATGA
- a CDS encoding SCO2322 family protein gives MPHAPRSPVRATVRTAPRAALRTVLPALLGAGVLAVAGAAPAHAQGYRYWSFWERNGDAWAYATQGPGTLRPEDGDVLGFRFAVSEDSADAAEPRGAASFEAICGGTDPEPGSKRVALSVDFGDRADAPSGETPPKGRTACAVVPEDGTAAEALAAELKPLRYNSESLLCAIAGYPRTGCGEQISGSDRETGTDATAGPSDGASEADGASEATDGGPSVGLLVGAAAVAALGAAAVLRARRRRS, from the coding sequence CTGCCGGCCCTCCTGGGAGCCGGCGTCCTCGCGGTGGCCGGCGCGGCGCCCGCGCACGCCCAGGGGTACCGCTACTGGTCCTTCTGGGAACGGAACGGCGACGCCTGGGCCTACGCCACCCAGGGTCCCGGCACGCTGCGCCCCGAGGACGGCGACGTGTTGGGCTTCCGGTTCGCGGTGAGCGAGGACTCCGCCGACGCCGCCGAGCCGCGCGGCGCGGCGTCCTTCGAGGCGATCTGCGGCGGCACCGATCCGGAACCGGGCTCCAAGCGGGTGGCGCTCAGCGTCGACTTCGGCGACCGAGCCGACGCGCCCTCCGGTGAGACCCCGCCGAAGGGCCGCACCGCCTGCGCGGTCGTCCCCGAGGACGGGACCGCCGCCGAGGCGCTGGCCGCCGAGCTGAAGCCGCTGCGGTACAACTCCGAGTCGCTGCTGTGCGCCATCGCCGGCTATCCGCGGACGGGCTGCGGCGAGCAGATCTCCGGCTCCGACCGGGAGACCGGCACCGACGCCACGGCCGGTCCCTCCGACGGCGCCTCCGAGGCCGACGGCGCCTCCGAGGCCACCGACGGCGGTCCGTCCGTCGGGCTGCTCGTGGGCGCCGCGGCCGTCGCCGCCCTGGGCGCCGCGGCCGTCCTGCGGGCCCGACGACGCCGGTCATGA